The Streptomyces seoulensis genome contains a region encoding:
- a CDS encoding MBL fold metallo-hydrolase → MPVEVTWWGHATCTIEDSDTRVLTDPLFASRLAHLRRRRGAPPPADARRADAVLVSHLHADHLHLPSLAGLAPGTRLLVPRGAPRTVPGLRRLRGLDITEVAPGDEVRIGELRVRVVPALHDGRRLPFGPHRSPALGYVVEGEARTYFAGDTGLFDAMAEEVGPVDVALLPVGGWGPYLGEGHLDAGRAARALARLAPGWAVPVHYGTYWPIGMDAVRPHEFHAPGEEFVRLAAEAAPKVTVHRLGHGEGVRLEVAR, encoded by the coding sequence GTGCCGGTGGAGGTCACCTGGTGGGGTCACGCCACCTGCACGATCGAGGACTCGGACACGCGGGTGCTCACCGATCCCCTGTTCGCCTCACGGCTGGCGCATCTGCGCCGCCGCCGGGGCGCGCCGCCGCCCGCCGACGCCCGCCGCGCCGACGCGGTGCTCGTCTCCCATCTGCACGCCGACCACTTGCACCTTCCCTCGCTGGCGGGGCTCGCGCCGGGCACACGTCTGCTGGTGCCCCGGGGCGCGCCCCGGACGGTGCCCGGACTGCGGCGGCTGCGGGGGCTCGACATCACCGAGGTGGCGCCCGGCGACGAGGTCCGGATCGGGGAGCTGCGGGTGCGGGTGGTGCCCGCGCTGCACGACGGACGGCGGCTGCCCTTCGGCCCGCACCGCTCCCCCGCGCTCGGCTATGTCGTGGAGGGTGAGGCGCGCACCTACTTCGCCGGTGATACCGGGCTCTTCGACGCGATGGCCGAGGAGGTCGGCCCGGTGGACGTGGCCTTGCTGCCGGTGGGCGGCTGGGGGCCGTATCTGGGCGAGGGGCACCTGGACGCGGGCCGGGCGGCGCGGGCGCTGGCGCGGCTGGCGCCGGGCTGGGCGGTGCCGGTGCACTACGGCACGTACTGGCCGATCGGGATGGACGCGGTGCGTCCGCACGAATTCCACGCGCCGGGCGAGGAGTTCGTGCGGCTGGCGGCCGAGGCCGCGCCGAAGGTGACGGTGCACCGGCTGGGGCACGGGGAGGGCGTACGGCTGGAGGTCGCCCGGTGA
- a CDS encoding MBL fold metallo-hydrolase, which produces MTQQTHEPGSTATTTTTPPPSAPAPTDAVPEVVVRAPLAPASPPLAEPRPLGEHRVWPRTFHDRLTAPLPGWKAMARFAREGAVRPEPEGLVDIPRLPYEPGPLPRVGADTLAVTWAGHASWVVRIGGLTVLTDPVWSRRILGTPVRVTPVGVAWDSLPPVDAVVVSHNHYDHLDAPTLSRLPRDTPVFAPAGLGRWFRRRRFTCVTELDWWEGARLSGVRFDFVPAHHWSKRTLTDTCLSLWGGWVMTAQNGQRLYFAGDTGYGHWFGRIGRRYPGIDLALMPIGAYDPRWWLSDVHCDPEEAVQATLDLGARRMAPMHWGTFVLSAEPVMEPLTRVRAAWEKAELARTDLWDLPVGASRVLEAEPRPTAPRPAPGAPAPEPR; this is translated from the coding sequence ATGACGCAGCAGACGCATGAGCCCGGGTCCACCGCCACGACCACCACCACGCCCCCGCCGAGCGCCCCGGCGCCGACGGACGCCGTGCCCGAGGTGGTCGTCCGCGCCCCGCTCGCGCCCGCGTCACCGCCGCTGGCCGAACCACGCCCGCTGGGCGAACACCGGGTGTGGCCGAGGACCTTCCACGACCGGCTCACCGCGCCGCTGCCCGGATGGAAGGCCATGGCCCGCTTCGCCCGCGAGGGCGCCGTGCGCCCCGAACCCGAGGGACTCGTCGACATCCCCCGACTCCCCTACGAGCCGGGCCCGTTGCCCCGGGTAGGAGCCGACACCCTGGCCGTCACCTGGGCGGGGCACGCCAGTTGGGTGGTGCGGATCGGCGGGCTGACCGTGCTCACCGACCCGGTGTGGTCGCGCCGCATCCTCGGCACCCCGGTCCGTGTCACCCCCGTCGGCGTCGCCTGGGACAGCCTGCCCCCCGTCGACGCCGTCGTGGTCAGCCACAACCACTACGACCACCTGGACGCCCCCACCCTGAGCCGACTCCCGCGCGACACACCGGTGTTCGCGCCCGCCGGACTCGGACGCTGGTTCCGGCGCAGGCGGTTCACCTGCGTCACCGAGCTGGACTGGTGGGAGGGCGCCCGACTCTCCGGTGTGCGCTTCGACTTCGTGCCCGCGCACCACTGGTCCAAGCGCACCCTGACCGACACCTGCCTCAGCCTGTGGGGCGGCTGGGTGATGACCGCGCAGAACGGGCAGCGCCTCTACTTCGCGGGCGACACCGGTTACGGCCACTGGTTCGGCCGCATCGGCCGCCGCTACCCCGGCATCGACCTCGCCCTGATGCCGATCGGCGCCTATGACCCGCGCTGGTGGCTCAGCGACGTCCACTGCGACCCGGAGGAAGCCGTACAGGCCACCCTCGACCTCGGCGCCCGCCGGATGGCGCCCATGCACTGGGGGACGTTCGTGCTCTCCGCCGAGCCCGTCATGGAACCGCTCACCCGCGTCCGCGCGGCCTGGGAGAAGGCGGAACTCGCCCGGACCGACCTGTGGGACCTCCCGGTCGGCGCCTCCCGCGTGCTGGAGGCAGAGCCGCGCCCTACCGCTCCCCGCCCCGCACCCGGCGCACCAGCCCCGGAGCCGCGCTGA
- a CDS encoding aminotransferase class I/II-fold pyridoxal phosphate-dependent enzyme, whose protein sequence is MRRREPEGHGPVRYGPPFPADGLPVLPELADRLAAAEHHGEAQPAGGDPALLEAACGYWTRRGLPCTPDRVTLAPGAPPLLPALTAALAGDHGDILAPRPRAAWWAPSARLLGRRLFPVPVPAGSGGIPDPFALLETVRRVREEGGDPRLLVLSVADDPTAAVPAPELLHETVEAAAAEGLHIVSDETWRDTLHDPHDTVLVSPAEMLPDHVTVFADLAGSLLPAGWPAAVARFPDSAAGERVHARVLDVLFALGARLAAPVAAAAQYALDEPEPVTARREAAVRLHARLAAAAYRTVLAGGALAPPPQAGRHLYADLGPLRAALAARGVGDAQELEDFLTARLGMPAPGGHRFGDDLGALCVRLSTAPLLGGTDEEREEALASPDPTELPCTSDALLTLRSVLDELRDEAQRWEPPR, encoded by the coding sequence ATGCGGCGGAGGGAACCCGAGGGCCACGGCCCCGTCCGCTACGGGCCCCCGTTCCCCGCCGACGGCCTGCCCGTGCTCCCGGAACTCGCCGACCGCCTGGCCGCCGCCGAACACCACGGCGAGGCCCAGCCCGCCGGAGGGGACCCGGCCCTGCTGGAGGCGGCCTGCGGCTACTGGACCCGGCGCGGACTGCCCTGCACCCCCGACCGCGTGACCCTCGCCCCCGGCGCGCCCCCGCTGCTGCCGGCGCTGACCGCCGCGCTCGCCGGGGACCACGGCGACATCCTGGCGCCCCGGCCCCGCGCCGCCTGGTGGGCGCCCAGCGCCCGGCTGCTCGGCAGACGCCTCTTCCCGGTGCCCGTCCCGGCGGGGAGCGGCGGGATACCCGACCCGTTCGCGCTGCTGGAGACCGTCCGCCGGGTCAGGGAAGAGGGCGGTGACCCCCGGCTGCTGGTGCTGTCCGTCGCGGACGACCCCACCGCCGCCGTCCCCGCGCCCGAGCTGCTGCACGAGACCGTGGAGGCGGCCGCCGCCGAGGGCCTGCACATCGTCAGTGACGAGACCTGGCGCGACACCCTGCACGACCCCCACGACACGGTCCTGGTCAGCCCGGCCGAGATGCTGCCCGACCATGTCACCGTCTTCGCCGACCTCGCCGGATCGCTGCTCCCGGCCGGCTGGCCCGCGGCCGTCGCCCGCTTCCCGGACAGCGCGGCGGGGGAGCGCGTCCACGCCCGTGTGCTGGACGTGCTCTTCGCGCTCGGCGCCCGCCTTGCCGCCCCCGTCGCGGCCGCCGCCCAGTACGCGCTGGACGAGCCCGAGCCGGTCACCGCCCGCCGCGAGGCCGCCGTCCGCCTGCACGCGCGCCTGGCCGCCGCCGCGTACCGCACGGTCCTCGCGGGCGGTGCGCTCGCCCCGCCCCCGCAGGCCGGACGCCACCTCTACGCCGACCTCGGCCCGCTGCGCGCGGCCCTGGCCGCGCGGGGCGTCGGGGACGCGCAGGAACTGGAGGACTTCCTCACCGCCCGGCTCGGCATGCCCGCGCCCGGCGGCCACCGCTTCGGCGACGACCTCGGCGCCCTGTGCGTACGGCTGTCCACCGCCCCGCTGCTGGGCGGCACGGACGAGGAGCGCGAGGAGGCGCTCGCCTCGCCCGACCCGACGGAACTGCCCTGCACGAGCGACGCGTTGCTCACCCTGAGGTCGGTCCTCGACGAACTCCGTGACGAAGCTCAGCGATGGGAGCCCCCTCGATGA
- a CDS encoding transketolase, protein MNNDELTELGQQLRVDSVRAADAAQSGHPTSSMSAADLLAVLLANHLRYDFERPDHPANDRFILSKGHASPLMYSVFKAAGAIDDAELLTFRKLGSRLEGHPTPRRLPWVETATGSLGQGLPVGVGIALAGKRLDHSDYRVWVVCGDSEMAEGSVWEAAEAAAYDKLDNLTVIVDVNRLGQRGQTRHGHDLDAYARRFQAFGWHTVEIDGHDVAAIDRAYGEAESTKDRPTAIIARTLKGKGVAAVEDKEGKHGKPLPDAEAAVEELGGPRDIRVHVSEPPAATPEKLAHEPLRLPRFDKGEEVATRDAFGKALAALGTARGDVVALDGEVGDSTRTGVFAEEHPERFFESFIAEQQMVASAVGMAARGWLPYASTFAAFFSRAYDFVRMASVSDAGINLVGSHAGVAIGQDGPSQMGLEDLAMFRSVYGSTVLYPCDANQTARLVAAMADLDGIRYLRTSRGESPVIYDADEEFPVGGSKVLRSSDEDRLTVVAAGVTVQEALTAADKLAEEGIKVRVIDLYSVKPVDVETLRRAADDTGCLVTVEDHHEEGGIGDAVVEAFTDGRPVPRLVRLAVRMMPGSAAPDEQLHAAGIDAANIAATARLLVGEAVVS, encoded by the coding sequence ATGAACAACGACGAACTCACCGAACTCGGGCAGCAGTTGCGGGTGGACAGCGTGCGGGCGGCGGACGCCGCGCAATCCGGACACCCGACCTCCTCGATGTCCGCCGCCGACCTGCTGGCCGTGCTGCTCGCCAACCATCTGCGCTACGACTTCGAACGCCCCGACCACCCCGCCAACGACCGCTTCATCCTTTCCAAGGGACACGCTTCCCCGCTGATGTACTCCGTCTTCAAGGCGGCCGGCGCCATCGACGACGCCGAACTGCTCACCTTCCGCAAGCTCGGCAGCCGCCTGGAGGGCCACCCCACCCCGCGCAGGCTGCCCTGGGTGGAGACCGCGACCGGTTCGCTCGGCCAGGGTCTGCCGGTCGGTGTCGGCATCGCGCTGGCCGGGAAGCGGCTGGACCACTCCGACTACCGCGTCTGGGTGGTGTGCGGCGACAGCGAGATGGCCGAGGGCTCGGTCTGGGAGGCCGCCGAGGCCGCCGCCTACGACAAGCTGGACAACCTCACCGTGATCGTGGACGTCAACCGGCTCGGCCAGCGCGGCCAGACCCGGCACGGGCACGACCTGGACGCCTACGCCCGCCGCTTCCAGGCGTTCGGCTGGCACACCGTCGAGATCGACGGCCACGACGTCGCGGCGATCGACCGCGCCTACGGCGAGGCCGAGTCCACCAAGGACCGCCCCACCGCGATCATCGCCCGCACCCTCAAGGGCAAGGGCGTCGCCGCCGTGGAGGACAAGGAGGGCAAGCACGGCAAGCCGCTGCCCGACGCCGAGGCGGCCGTCGAGGAGCTGGGCGGCCCCCGCGACATCCGCGTCCACGTCAGCGAGCCGCCCGCGGCCACGCCGGAGAAGCTCGCCCACGAGCCGCTGCGTCTGCCGCGCTTCGACAAGGGCGAGGAGGTCGCCACCCGCGACGCCTTCGGCAAGGCGCTGGCCGCCCTCGGCACCGCCCGCGGTGACGTCGTCGCCCTGGACGGCGAGGTCGGGGACTCCACCCGCACCGGGGTGTTCGCCGAGGAACACCCCGAGCGCTTCTTCGAGTCCTTCATCGCCGAACAGCAGATGGTCGCCTCGGCGGTCGGCATGGCGGCGCGCGGCTGGCTGCCGTACGCGTCCACCTTCGCGGCCTTCTTCAGCCGCGCCTACGATTTCGTGCGCATGGCCTCCGTCAGCGACGCCGGGATCAACCTGGTCGGCTCGCACGCGGGCGTGGCCATCGGGCAGGACGGCCCCTCGCAGATGGGCCTGGAGGACCTGGCGATGTTCCGGTCCGTGTACGGCTCCACCGTGCTCTACCCCTGCGACGCCAACCAGACCGCCCGCCTCGTCGCCGCCATGGCCGACCTGGACGGCATCCGCTACCTGCGCACCTCGCGCGGCGAGAGCCCGGTGATCTACGACGCCGACGAGGAGTTCCCCGTCGGCGGCAGCAAGGTGCTGCGCTCCAGCGACGAGGACCGGCTCACCGTCGTCGCGGCCGGGGTCACCGTGCAGGAGGCGCTGACGGCCGCCGACAAGCTCGCGGAGGAGGGCATCAAGGTCCGGGTCATCGACCTGTACTCGGTCAAGCCCGTCGACGTGGAGACGCTGCGCCGGGCCGCCGACGACACCGGCTGCCTGGTGACGGTCGAGGACCACCACGAGGAGGGCGGCATCGGCGACGCGGTCGTCGAAGCCTTCACGGACGGCCGCCCCGTGCCGCGCCTGGTCCGGCTCGCGGTCCGGATGATGCCGGGCTCGGCCGCGCCCGACGAGCAACTGCACGCGGCCGGCATCGACGCCGCGAACATCGCGGCCACCGCCCGCCTGCTGGTGGGCGAGGCCGTGGTGAGCTGA
- a CDS encoding VOC family protein, whose translation MEILGATLRICVDDLETAIPFYERLAGGTAARFERGGVRVAAIGSFLLMSGPEAELEVLRKVTATIAVKDVEEAHRLLSGMGAQIIAGPVPTPVGRNLLVMHPDGTIFEYADQSA comes from the coding sequence ATGGAGATTCTTGGCGCCACACTGCGCATCTGCGTCGACGACCTCGAGACCGCGATCCCGTTCTACGAGCGGCTGGCGGGCGGCACGGCGGCGCGCTTCGAGCGCGGTGGGGTACGGGTCGCCGCGATCGGCTCGTTCCTGCTGATGAGCGGGCCGGAGGCGGAGCTGGAGGTGCTGCGTAAGGTGACCGCGACGATCGCCGTGAAGGACGTCGAGGAGGCGCACCGACTGCTGTCGGGCATGGGCGCGCAGATCATCGCGGGCCCGGTGCCGACCCCGGTGGGCCGCAACCTGCTGGTGATGCACCCGGACGGGACGATCTTCGAGTACGCCGACCAGTCGGCCTGA
- a CDS encoding bifunctional phosphatase PAP2/diacylglycerol kinase family protein, producing the protein MSADVDLTAVPATGRNVLRRLLTADARLFEVAAERKWPGAQKVLPRLSRSANHGVLWFAVAGAIAATRTPRARRAAVRGLASLSLASLTVNTLGKRSVRRTRPVLDPVPLSRQLKRQPITTSFPSGHSASAAAFAAGVALESPAWGAAVAPVAFSVATSRVYTGAHFPSDVLAGAALGVGAAFVVRKLVPTRAAARPAARPRADAPALPEGEGLVMVANRSSGTADRVSALHDALPRAEIVECEPEEIRAELDKAAARARVLGVCGGDGTVNAAAEVALLHGLPLAVLPGGTLNHFAYDLGVEDAADLAAAVRAGEAVQVDVGQFTADGRSSVFLNTLSVGVYPELVREREHWSPRIGGWAAGVLGAVKVLRADRHPLEVEAGGKRHPLWMLFVGNGVYRRSGLGAGRRTELSGGPLDVRVVHGSGWPALRLLAAAVAGPLTRSQGHAAVQLGKLRLSGLAPGTPLAYDGEVTSVSGTVTVEKLPEVLTAYSPHPTGA; encoded by the coding sequence ATGAGCGCAGATGTCGACCTCACCGCTGTCCCGGCAACGGGACGCAACGTCCTGCGACGGCTGCTCACGGCCGACGCCCGGCTCTTCGAGGTGGCCGCCGAGCGGAAGTGGCCCGGCGCCCAGAAGGTGCTGCCCCGCCTGAGCCGCAGCGCCAACCACGGCGTGCTGTGGTTCGCGGTGGCCGGCGCGATCGCCGCGACCCGCACCCCGAGGGCGCGCCGGGCGGCCGTGCGGGGGCTGGCCTCGCTGAGCCTGGCCTCGCTGACCGTCAACACCCTCGGCAAGCGGTCGGTGCGCCGCACCCGGCCGGTGCTGGACCCGGTGCCGCTGTCCCGCCAGCTCAAGCGGCAGCCGATCACCACCTCCTTCCCGTCCGGCCACTCCGCCTCGGCCGCCGCCTTCGCGGCCGGGGTCGCGCTGGAGTCCCCGGCGTGGGGCGCGGCGGTGGCGCCGGTGGCGTTCTCGGTGGCGACGTCGCGGGTGTACACCGGTGCGCACTTCCCGAGCGACGTGCTGGCCGGTGCGGCGCTCGGGGTCGGGGCCGCGTTCGTGGTGCGGAAGCTGGTGCCGACGCGGGCGGCGGCCCGTCCGGCCGCCCGGCCGCGCGCGGACGCCCCGGCGCTGCCGGAGGGCGAGGGCCTGGTGATGGTCGCCAACCGCTCCTCGGGCACAGCGGACCGGGTGAGCGCCCTGCACGACGCGCTGCCGCGGGCCGAGATCGTGGAGTGCGAGCCGGAGGAGATCCGGGCCGAGCTGGACAAGGCGGCGGCCAGGGCACGGGTGCTCGGGGTGTGCGGCGGCGACGGCACGGTGAACGCGGCGGCGGAGGTCGCCCTGCTCCACGGGCTTCCGCTGGCGGTGCTGCCCGGCGGCACCCTGAACCACTTCGCGTACGACCTCGGGGTGGAGGACGCGGCCGATCTGGCGGCCGCCGTCCGCGCGGGCGAGGCGGTCCAGGTGGACGTCGGCCAGTTCACCGCCGACGGCCGCTCCAGCGTCTTCCTGAACACCCTCAGCGTGGGCGTCTACCCGGAGCTGGTGCGCGAGCGCGAGCACTGGTCGCCCCGGATCGGCGGCTGGGCGGCCGGGGTGCTGGGCGCGGTGAAGGTGCTGCGCGCCGACCGGCATCCGCTGGAGGTGGAGGCGGGCGGCAAGCGGCACCCGCTGTGGATGCTGTTCGTCGGCAACGGCGTCTACCGGCGCAGCGGCCTGGGCGCCGGGCGCAGGACCGAGCTGTCGGGCGGGCCGCTGGACGTGCGGGTGGTGCACGGCAGCGGCTGGCCCGCGCTGCGTCTGCTGGCGGCCGCCGTGGCGGGCCCGCTCACCCGCTCCCAGGGCCACGCGGCGGTGCAGCTCGGCAAGCTGCGGCTGTCCGGCCTCGCGCCGGGCACCCCGCTGGCGTACGACGGTGAGGTCACGTCGGTGTCCGGCACGGTGACGGTGGAGAAGCTGCCCGAGGTCCTGACGGCCTACAGCCCCCACCCGACCGGCGCCTGA
- a CDS encoding methyltransferase domain-containing protein: MPEPRETAVYTHGHHESVLRSHTWRTAANSAAYLLGSLEPGMSVLDIGCGPGTITADLAALVPDGRVTGVDRAPAVLERARATAAARGLTNVGFEVADVHALGHPDDTFDVVHAHQVLQHVGDPVGALREMVRVTRPGGLIAVRDADYAAMTWYPAVPGLDDWLDLYRRVARANGGEPDAGRRLRSWALAAGLSDVTATSGTWTYATPEERAWWSGLWADRTLASAYAERAVEGGHATPGDLAAVSGAWREWGRREDGWFAVLHGEILCRKPA; encoded by the coding sequence ATGCCGGAACCGCGCGAGACCGCCGTCTACACCCATGGGCACCACGAGTCGGTGCTGCGGTCGCACACCTGGCGCACCGCCGCCAACTCGGCCGCCTACCTGCTCGGTTCGCTCGAACCCGGCATGAGCGTCCTCGACATCGGCTGCGGCCCCGGCACCATCACCGCCGACCTCGCCGCGCTGGTCCCGGACGGCCGGGTGACCGGGGTCGACCGCGCCCCCGCCGTCCTGGAGCGGGCCCGCGCCACCGCCGCCGCGCGGGGGCTGACCAACGTCGGCTTCGAGGTCGCCGATGTGCACGCCCTCGGACATCCCGACGACACCTTCGACGTCGTCCACGCCCACCAGGTGCTCCAGCACGTCGGTGACCCGGTGGGGGCCCTGCGCGAGATGGTCCGGGTGACCCGGCCCGGCGGGCTGATCGCGGTGCGCGACGCGGACTACGCGGCCATGACCTGGTACCCGGCCGTGCCCGGCCTGGACGACTGGCTGGACCTGTACCGGCGCGTCGCGCGGGCCAACGGCGGTGAACCGGACGCCGGTCGGCGGCTGCGGAGCTGGGCACTGGCCGCCGGACTGAGCGACGTCACGGCCACGTCGGGCACCTGGACCTACGCCACCCCCGAGGAACGCGCCTGGTGGAGCGGCCTGTGGGCGGACCGCACGCTCGCCTCCGCCTACGCCGAGCGCGCGGTGGAGGGCGGCCACGCCACGCCCGGGGACCTGGCGGCGGTGTCCGGGGCGTGGCGTGAGTGGGGGCGGCGGGAGGACGGCTGGTTCGCGGTCCTGCACGGCGAGATCCTGTGCCGCAAGCCCGCCTGA
- a CDS encoding phage holin family protein has protein sequence MRWRRVAGQIGRSVTVWAVSTLTMLVLAGALPDFRLQSPDGDSATRIAVTAACGAGAFGLLSALAWPVLVRLLLLVPALFLGLLVFFLNGSLLLLALRVNPSGRGEVAPETAVIVAAVMSAVASATGGALAVRDDDAYRRRLLRLAVRRRRAGRPCASTPGLVCVQLDGVGHDVLTAAVRDGLMPTVARWLATDGVIPPTHRLASWRTDWSSQTGASQLGILHGSTYDVPAFRWYEKDRGEVMVCNRPTSAAELQRRAVARTGDGGLLTVDGASRGNLFSGGAGEQALVLSIATRRRGRGNRSRAGYFAYFSDPANAVRTALSFFAEIGREIGQSTRARFAGRHPRVGRGGLYPFVRAFATVVERDVVVAAVMGDLLAGRTAVYADLVAYDEVAHHSGPDSRDARQVLKRLDRSLALIEKAAEHAPRPYRLVVLSDHGQSPGETFRSRYGLTLADLVRAGSGLPVPRGAGRTPSGAEARAAVRVALGRADGTDDGPTPPVRRSEPVVLASGNLGLVSFPDVPHRMTKEEIDARHPALLPTLANHPGIGFLLVRSAEHDGVVLGPCGTEIPLAELDERPGPLARFGPGAADAVRRAHSFPHTADIMVNSWHDPASGEVHAFEEQIGSHGGLGGAQSRPFLLSPLTLSLPDEDGAGLSGAERLHGVLRRWLGELNGPEVPLDAGPERRAA, from the coding sequence GTGCGGTGGCGGCGGGTTGCCGGTCAGATCGGTCGTAGCGTCACGGTGTGGGCGGTCTCCACGCTCACCATGCTCGTACTCGCCGGAGCCCTCCCCGACTTCCGGCTCCAGTCCCCCGACGGCGACAGCGCCACCCGTATCGCCGTCACCGCCGCCTGCGGAGCCGGGGCGTTCGGCCTGCTGTCGGCGCTGGCCTGGCCGGTGCTGGTGCGGCTGCTGCTGCTCGTGCCCGCGCTCTTCCTCGGCCTGCTGGTCTTCTTCCTCAACGGCTCCCTGCTGCTGCTCGCCCTGCGCGTCAACCCCTCCGGGCGCGGCGAGGTGGCGCCCGAGACCGCGGTGATCGTCGCCGCCGTGATGTCCGCCGTCGCCTCGGCCACCGGCGGGGCGCTCGCCGTACGCGACGACGACGCCTACCGGCGCCGCCTGTTGCGCCTCGCGGTGCGCCGCCGAAGAGCCGGCCGGCCCTGCGCGAGCACGCCCGGCCTGGTCTGCGTCCAGCTCGACGGCGTCGGCCACGACGTGCTCACCGCCGCCGTCCGCGACGGTCTGATGCCCACCGTGGCCCGCTGGCTCGCCACCGACGGCGTCATCCCGCCCACCCACCGGCTCGCCTCCTGGCGCACCGACTGGTCCAGCCAGACCGGCGCCAGCCAGCTCGGCATCCTCCACGGCAGCACCTACGACGTCCCCGCCTTCCGCTGGTACGAGAAGGACCGGGGCGAGGTCATGGTCTGCAACCGGCCCACCTCGGCCGCCGAGTTGCAGCGCCGCGCCGTCGCCCGCACCGGGGACGGCGGCCTGCTCACCGTCGACGGCGCCAGCCGGGGCAACCTGTTCAGCGGCGGCGCCGGGGAACAGGCCCTCGTGCTCTCCATCGCCACCCGCCGCCGCGGCCGGGGGAACCGTTCCCGCGCCGGCTACTTCGCCTACTTCTCCGACCCGGCCAACGCGGTGCGCACCGCCCTGTCGTTCTTCGCCGAGATCGGCCGCGAGATCGGCCAGTCCACCCGCGCCCGGTTCGCCGGCCGGCACCCGCGCGTCGGCCGGGGCGGCCTCTACCCGTTCGTCCGCGCCTTCGCCACCGTCGTCGAACGGGACGTGGTCGTCGCCGCCGTGATGGGCGATCTGCTCGCGGGCCGCACCGCCGTCTACGCCGACCTCGTCGCCTACGACGAGGTCGCCCACCACTCCGGCCCCGACAGCCGGGACGCCCGCCAGGTCCTCAAGCGCCTGGACCGCTCCCTCGCGCTGATCGAGAAGGCCGCCGAGCACGCCCCGCGCCCCTACCGCCTGGTCGTCCTCTCCGACCACGGGCAGAGTCCGGGCGAAACCTTTCGCTCCCGCTACGGCCTCACCCTCGCCGACCTCGTCCGCGCGGGAAGCGGGCTGCCCGTGCCGCGCGGCGCCGGCCGCACCCCCAGCGGCGCCGAGGCCCGCGCCGCCGTACGCGTCGCCCTCGGCCGCGCCGACGGCACGGACGACGGACCCACCCCGCCCGTGCGCCGCTCCGAGCCGGTCGTGCTCGCCTCCGGCAACCTCGGGCTGGTCTCCTTCCCGGACGTCCCCCACCGGATGACCAAGGAGGAGATCGACGCCCGCCACCCGGCGCTGCTCCCCACCCTCGCCAACCACCCCGGCATCGGCTTCCTGCTGGTGCGCAGCGCCGAGCACGACGGCGTGGTCCTCGGCCCCTGCGGCACCGAGATCCCGCTGGCCGAACTGGACGAGCGGCCCGGACCGCTGGCCCGCTTCGGCCCCGGCGCCGCCGACGCCGTACGCCGCGCCCACTCCTTCCCCCACACCGCCGACATCATGGTGAACTCCTGGCACGACCCCGCCAGCGGTGAAGTGCACGCCTTCGAGGAGCAGATCGGCTCCCACGGCGGCCTCGGCGGCGCCCAGTCCCGCCCCTTCCTGCTCTCCCCGCTCACCCTCTCCTTGCCCGACGAGGACGGAGCGGGCCTGTCCGGCGCCGAGCGCCTGCACGGCGTACTGCGCCGCTGGCTCGGCGAGTTGAACGGGCCCGAGGTGCCGCTCGACGCCGGCCCCGAGCGCCGGGCGGCCTGA
- a CDS encoding DUF6158 family protein: protein MTGVDPGRLDDQQLMKELETIHRTRHDTLLYASNDALRAHNERMAQLEGEYLRRNPRRLVSAGRTREGARERGCGETSTPGEPEV from the coding sequence ATGACCGGAGTCGACCCCGGCCGACTGGACGACCAGCAGCTCATGAAAGAGCTGGAGACGATCCACCGCACACGCCACGACACCCTGCTGTACGCCTCCAACGACGCCCTGCGCGCCCACAACGAACGCATGGCGCAGTTGGAGGGCGAGTACCTGCGCCGCAACCCGCGCCGCCTGGTCAGCGCGGGCCGCACCCGCGAGGGCGCCCGCGAACGGGGCTGCGGCGAGACCTCCACGCCGGGTGAGCCGGAGGTGTGA
- a CDS encoding DedA family protein: MRGLGGAVVLAAAATQGVPLEPTQQALGYPSLFLLVLTGALIPVVPTGALVSTAAVVAVHRTAPFSLLLVFVTASLAAFLGDAALYWLGRRGLGSQSGSRWLEALRSRAPEERLDQAREKLADHGVTVLVLSRLVPAGRIPVMLACLLAEWPLRRFARGNLPACLAWTLTYQVIGILGGSLFARPWEGVVAVVVLTALVSAAPGLVRRVRGGER; this comes from the coding sequence GTGAGAGGGCTGGGGGGCGCGGTGGTGCTGGCCGCCGCCGCGACACAGGGCGTGCCGCTGGAGCCGACGCAGCAGGCGCTCGGGTATCCGTCGCTGTTCCTGCTGGTGCTGACAGGCGCGCTGATACCCGTGGTGCCGACGGGGGCGCTGGTGAGCACGGCGGCGGTGGTGGCGGTCCATCGCACGGCGCCGTTCTCGCTGTTGCTGGTGTTCGTGACGGCGTCGCTGGCGGCCTTCTTGGGGGACGCGGCGCTGTACTGGCTGGGGCGGCGCGGTCTCGGCTCGCAGAGCGGGTCGCGCTGGCTGGAGGCGCTGCGGTCGCGGGCGCCGGAGGAGCGGCTGGACCAGGCGCGGGAGAAGCTGGCCGACCACGGGGTGACGGTGCTGGTGCTGTCCCGGCTCGTGCCGGCGGGCCGGATTCCGGTGATGCTGGCGTGTCTGCTTGCCGAGTGGCCGCTGCGGCGCTTCGCGCGGGGCAACCTTCCGGCGTGCCTGGCGTGGACGCTGACGTATCAGGTGATCGGCATTCTCGGGGGTTCGCTGTTCGCCCGGCCGTGGGAGGGCGTGGTGGCGGTGGTCGTGCTGACCGCGCTGGTCAGCGCGGCTCCGGGGCTGGTGCGCCGGGTGCGGGGCGGGGAGCGGTAG